In Methanosarcinales archaeon, the sequence TGGCTGGTCCTTCAGAAGTCTCCTGATTTGGATTATCTTCAAACAGATTGTTGAATATAAGATTACCACAATCAAGTCCTGCCAGAATCATTACTTTTGGTGATACATCGGTCGCAAATGCAGCTTGTTTGGCACCACCTCGCAAAACAGAAAGAGAGTGTAACAATTCTCCTGCGCGGATTTTTACAGTGCCATTATCCGAGAATTCATAAACATCTTTTTCACGCTTTTTCAGTGTACCGTTCTCAATTCCTGGATTGATGAGTTCTTCACGCAATTCTATGCGATCTCCGACATTGCGAAAGACTCCCATGCGTGTCATATCCAAGCCAAATATTGCCTGCAGGCTAGTATTGTAGAATATCGTTGAATAGGGTACTGGTGTTCCTTCTATTAAATGAACATAACCTTCATCCTTTCCTTTCCATCCAAATTTTCGCAGTGATACAAGGATTGAGGACATAAATGGTGATGCTCGGATTAGCGCCTGGACTTTTGTTCTTTCCTGAGTTTCATCAGATTCATCGTCACTGTCCTCGTTTGAATCTGCTTTTTTTGTTTTTCCCTGTCCTTCTTCAGACCTCATATACCCGAATAAATCGTCCTCTGGATAGTTGATTGGATCGAGTGCTCCTGCTATCTTACTGGTAGTCCCTTTCTCACTTTTCTTGATAGAACCCAATGTACTCTTTTGCCATCCGGTTTCTTCGATCAATGTATCCCTCAACCAGCGCCTCCATGCCTGCGCCGATACATACGGTACACGGTATTTTCCATCGGAAAACTGTTTTGGTATAACTGTATTTCGATTTTCTCCAGATTGATCTATTCCGGCACCGTTCAGGAATGCACCATGTGCCGACACAAGGAATGTCC encodes:
- a CDS encoding DevR family CRISPR-associated autoregulator yields the protein MAEEKQAKEISHIAGTFLVSAHGAFLNGAGIDQSGENRNTVIPKQFSDGKYRVPYVSAQAWRRWLRDTLIEETGWQKSTLGSIKKSEKGTTSKIAGALDPINYPEDDLFGYMRSEEGQGKTKKADSNEDSDDESDETQERTKVQALIRASPFMSSILVSLRKFGWKGKDEGYVHLIEGTPVPYSTIFYNTSLQAIFGLDMTRMGVFRNVGDRIELREELINPGIENGTLKKREKDVYEFSDNGTVKIRAGELLHSLSVLRGGAKQAAFATDVSPKVMILAGLDCGNLIFNNLFEDNPNQETSEGPAIKVETLKEIALDYADRLVTPIYIGIRNGYLSPKNEETIRALGTSDSMFIIDTPINVAKKFSIAHLGYDRNNSDKAS